The following proteins come from a genomic window of Solwaraspora sp. WMMA2065:
- a CDS encoding CPBP family intramembrane glutamic endopeptidase: protein MRLVKQLVAVGAVAFVGGGSAAALQDNAWLTLLIGVVTCVAVVLVYRWVVRRTEQRAPVEVAASGAVVRTAVGVLIGAGMFGAVIANIALLGGYHVHGLGSVSGAADLLGLMAAASVTEELLFRGVLFRIVEERLGTWFTLVLTGVLFGLFHLGNPDAGLWGAVAIVISAGFMLAACYAATRNLWVPIGLHFGWNFVAAGIFGTVVSGNGEPHGLLEATTSGPDLLTGGDFGPEGSLYTVGAGVALTVFFLWLARRRGHIVPCRARTNATVAR from the coding sequence GTGCGTCTGGTGAAACAGTTGGTGGCCGTCGGGGCAGTCGCCTTCGTCGGTGGCGGCAGCGCCGCTGCATTACAGGACAACGCCTGGCTCACCTTGCTCATCGGTGTCGTGACCTGCGTCGCCGTCGTCCTTGTCTACCGGTGGGTGGTGCGGCGCACCGAACAGCGCGCCCCCGTCGAGGTGGCTGCTTCCGGGGCAGTCGTCAGAACTGCCGTGGGGGTGCTGATCGGGGCCGGGATGTTCGGCGCCGTCATTGCCAACATCGCCCTCCTCGGCGGCTACCACGTGCACGGCCTGGGCTCGGTGAGCGGCGCCGCCGACCTGCTCGGTCTCATGGCGGCCGCCTCGGTGACGGAGGAGCTACTCTTCCGTGGCGTGTTGTTCCGGATCGTCGAGGAACGACTCGGCACCTGGTTCACCTTGGTGCTGACCGGGGTGCTGTTCGGTCTGTTCCATCTGGGCAATCCGGACGCCGGGCTGTGGGGCGCGGTCGCCATCGTGATCTCGGCCGGCTTCATGCTCGCCGCCTGCTATGCGGCCACCCGGAATCTGTGGGTGCCGATCGGGTTGCACTTTGGCTGGAACTTCGTCGCAGCCGGCATTTTCGGCACGGTGGTCTCCGGCAACGGAGAGCCGCATGGGCTGCTGGAAGCGACGACGTCGGGTCCGGATCTGCTGACCGGTGGCGATTTCGGGCCCGAGGGCAGCCTCTACACGGTCGGCGCCGGGGTGGCGCTGACCGTGTTCTTTCTGTGGCTCGCGCGTCGCCGCGGTCACATCGTCCCGTGTCGGGCCAGGACGAACGCTACAGTCGCCCGGTGA
- a CDS encoding histidine kinase, which produces MIDLRGLPELWRRSDVVVRDLPLALLLVVASLVPALHSRGTQLGDLPSRPFDGLTGVVLALECLPLVVRRRLPALCLGLVALGFAIDQLRFYHTVAGMALPIALLSAGLHLGRHRRTTVAVATVGYVVLAVALHRHGSTEGVIGFGTFYLALAFAWGVGSWLRMSRAAEADHRRHVAERTRAAERTRIARELHDVVTHHVTAMVVQAEAARYLTAAPERLDESLTAITDTGRRAVGDLRHLLDLLNPDHGTGARTSADGDTGPNSSVGPLYSLASLVEQTRQGGQPVEFTQQGRPPEVAGSAEAAAYRVVQESLTNALKHDHGGRTVVQVRYDVREVTVEVHTDGTGSNAASPGGSGRGLAGLRERVGALGGKFSAGRRPGGGFVVRARIPAGDPS; this is translated from the coding sequence GTGATCGATCTCCGGGGCCTGCCGGAGCTGTGGCGGCGGTCCGACGTCGTGGTCCGAGATCTGCCGCTCGCGCTGCTGCTCGTGGTCGCGTCGCTGGTGCCCGCGCTGCACAGTCGTGGAACACAGCTCGGTGACCTGCCCAGTCGCCCGTTCGACGGGCTGACCGGCGTGGTGCTGGCGCTGGAGTGTCTGCCGCTCGTGGTGCGACGGCGCCTGCCGGCCCTCTGCCTCGGTCTGGTGGCGCTCGGCTTCGCGATCGATCAGCTGCGCTTCTACCACACGGTTGCCGGTATGGCCCTGCCGATCGCACTGCTGAGCGCGGGGCTGCACCTGGGCCGCCACCGACGCACAACTGTCGCGGTGGCCACGGTGGGGTACGTGGTGCTGGCCGTCGCGTTGCACCGGCACGGCTCGACCGAGGGAGTGATCGGGTTCGGGACCTTCTACCTGGCGTTGGCCTTCGCCTGGGGCGTCGGGTCGTGGCTGCGGATGTCGCGGGCCGCCGAGGCGGATCACCGGCGGCATGTCGCGGAGCGTACCCGGGCTGCGGAGCGTACCCGGATCGCCAGGGAGTTGCACGACGTGGTGACGCATCACGTGACCGCGATGGTGGTGCAGGCTGAGGCGGCACGATATCTGACCGCTGCCCCGGAGCGTCTCGACGAGAGCCTGACCGCGATCACCGACACCGGCCGGCGAGCCGTCGGGGACCTGCGGCACCTGCTTGACCTGCTCAATCCGGATCACGGAACCGGGGCGCGCACGTCGGCGGACGGCGACACCGGTCCGAACAGTTCCGTTGGCCCGCTCTACTCGCTCGCCTCGCTCGTTGAACAAACCCGGCAAGGCGGGCAGCCGGTGGAGTTCACGCAGCAGGGCAGGCCACCCGAGGTGGCCGGAAGCGCCGAGGCCGCAGCGTACCGGGTCGTCCAGGAGTCGTTGACGAACGCCTTGAAACACGACCACGGCGGCCGAACCGTGGTCCAGGTGCGCTACGACGTGCGGGAGGTCACTGTGGAAGTTCACACCGACGGCACAGGGTCGAACGCCGCGTCACCGGGTGGCAGCGGGCGTGGCCTCGCCGGTCTCCGTGAGCGGGTGGGTGCGCTCGGCGGAAAGTTCAGCGCCGGACGGCGGCCCGGCGGCGGGTTCGTGGTCCGCGCCCGGATCCCCGCAGGGGATCCGTCATGA
- a CDS encoding response regulator transcription factor yields the protein MTVPLRVLVCDDQALVRTGFATIIGAQPDLQVVGECGDGQTAVDLAGRLRPDVVVMDVRMPVLNGIAATRMLAGAGVAAPVKVLVVTTFNLDEYVYEALRAGASGFLLKDAPPAQLLQGIRTVASGAALLAPEVTRGLVGRYAERVRPVADPSGEVPLAPRELEVLRLMADGLSNSEIAAAMVISQETVKTYVSRILTKLDLRDRVQAVIYAYRRGLVA from the coding sequence ATGACGGTGCCGCTGCGGGTCCTGGTCTGCGACGACCAGGCGTTGGTCCGTACCGGGTTCGCCACGATCATCGGCGCGCAGCCCGACCTGCAGGTGGTGGGGGAGTGCGGCGACGGGCAGACGGCGGTTGACCTGGCTGGCCGGCTGCGCCCGGACGTGGTGGTGATGGACGTGCGGATGCCGGTCCTGAACGGCATCGCCGCCACCCGCATGCTGGCGGGCGCGGGGGTGGCGGCGCCGGTCAAAGTGCTCGTGGTGACCACGTTCAACCTCGACGAGTACGTGTACGAGGCGCTGCGCGCCGGGGCGAGCGGATTTCTGCTCAAGGACGCGCCCCCGGCCCAGCTGCTCCAGGGCATCCGCACGGTCGCCTCCGGCGCGGCGCTGCTCGCTCCGGAGGTGACCCGCGGTCTGGTGGGCCGGTACGCGGAACGGGTCCGCCCGGTCGCTGACCCGTCGGGTGAGGTCCCGCTGGCCCCGCGCGAACTGGAGGTGCTGCGGCTGATGGCCGACGGCCTGTCGAACAGCGAGATCGCCGCGGCCATGGTGATCAGCCAGGAGACCGTCAAGACGTACGTCTCGCGCATTCTTACCAAGCTGGATTTGCGTGACCGCGTCCAAGCAGTGATCTACGCCTATCGTCGTGGCCTGGTGGCCTGA
- a CDS encoding PIN domain-containing protein, which translates to MARRAVGTGGTLVLDSEGLVKLAQGDNKSRAFLEAARERGARVVASAVTLTEVLRGGPRDARLHRVLSRIVVQPVSPQIGRRAGELLGATGLSGHRCAIDAVVAVTALEMPRPVVLLTSDPDDMNRLVEELDRPKEQRVVVVHV; encoded by the coding sequence ATGGCCAGACGGGCGGTAGGAACAGGCGGCACGCTGGTACTCGACAGCGAAGGCCTGGTAAAGCTCGCACAGGGCGACAACAAGTCGAGGGCCTTCCTGGAGGCGGCCCGGGAACGCGGCGCCAGGGTCGTGGCGAGTGCTGTCACGCTGACGGAGGTCCTTCGAGGTGGGCCGCGTGATGCCCGCCTCCACAGGGTGCTGTCGAGGATCGTGGTGCAGCCGGTGAGCCCGCAGATCGGCAGGCGGGCAGGTGAACTTCTCGGAGCGACCGGGCTGTCGGGGCACCGTTGTGCCATCGACGCGGTGGTTGCCGTTACCGCTTTGGAGATGCCGCGTCCCGTCGTGCTGCTGACCAGCGACCCGGACGACATGAACCGCCTCGTCGAGGAGCTGGACCGGCCGAAGGAGCAGCGGGTCGTGGTGGTGCACGTCTGA
- a CDS encoding DHA2 family efflux MFS transporter permease subunit codes for MTTVSEPKLLTRLRGNPWAVLAVLSLAYFLTQLDVAVLAVAVPSIMADLDASADQVVWSLSAYIFLLAMALITAGRLGDLYGRRRIFLIGVAVFTAASVAAGLAQGPGQLIAARAVQGLGAALLTPQTLALLMEAFPPDRRGTAFGIRGAVGGIAAISGPAAGGVLVSTLDWRWIFWLNLPLGLLMLVVGRLVLPEVAQRVRRRLDVTGVVLASAVLFCLAFGISQGERYGWNAGIWATLGVSGVCVAAFLAQQRRRQDREPLVPFTLFRQRNFPLMNGFSLTTSGTVIGLVLVLSLYFQQVLGLDAWAAGLMIVPASLFSTLLDPVAGKLADRVQGRYLLLVGAVATVAGMAWAAVEMRDGATWTAFVAPMCVIGVGNAFLFTPLAVVALSDVEQQQAGAASGVLITSLQIGSMLGAAAVGALLHNQIGEVVTVGAARAAMLLLAGVAVLGSIACLVAGPNLTRTTSQP; via the coding sequence ATGACGACCGTGAGCGAGCCGAAGCTGTTGACCAGACTGCGCGGCAACCCGTGGGCGGTGCTGGCCGTCCTGTCGTTGGCGTACTTCCTCACCCAGCTCGACGTGGCGGTGCTCGCCGTCGCGGTACCCAGCATCATGGCCGACCTCGACGCGTCGGCCGACCAGGTGGTGTGGTCGCTGAGCGCCTACATCTTCCTGCTGGCGATGGCTCTGATCACTGCCGGCCGGCTCGGTGACCTCTACGGCCGTCGGCGGATCTTCCTGATCGGGGTCGCCGTCTTCACCGCCGCCAGTGTCGCGGCGGGCCTGGCCCAGGGGCCCGGCCAGCTGATCGCTGCCCGCGCGGTGCAGGGTCTCGGCGCGGCGCTACTCACCCCGCAGACCCTCGCCCTGCTGATGGAGGCCTTCCCACCGGACCGCCGGGGCACGGCGTTCGGCATCCGGGGCGCGGTCGGCGGGATCGCCGCGATCAGCGGACCGGCCGCCGGCGGGGTGCTGGTCAGCACCCTCGACTGGCGGTGGATCTTCTGGCTGAACCTACCGCTCGGGTTGCTGATGCTCGTGGTCGGCCGGCTCGTGCTGCCCGAGGTCGCGCAACGCGTCCGCCGCCGGCTCGACGTGACCGGTGTGGTGCTGGCCTCGGCGGTGTTGTTCTGCCTGGCGTTCGGCATCAGCCAGGGCGAACGGTACGGCTGGAACGCCGGTATCTGGGCGACGCTCGGCGTGTCCGGGGTGTGCGTGGCGGCCTTCCTCGCGCAGCAGCGCCGCCGCCAGGACCGGGAGCCGCTGGTGCCGTTCACCCTGTTCCGGCAGCGCAACTTCCCGCTGATGAACGGCTTCTCGCTGACCACCTCCGGCACCGTCATCGGCCTGGTGCTGGTGCTGTCGCTGTACTTCCAGCAGGTGCTCGGCCTCGACGCGTGGGCCGCCGGGCTGATGATCGTGCCGGCGTCACTGTTCTCCACCCTGCTCGACCCGGTGGCCGGCAAACTCGCCGACCGGGTCCAGGGACGCTACCTGCTGCTGGTCGGGGCGGTGGCCACCGTCGCCGGCATGGCGTGGGCCGCGGTCGAGATGCGCGACGGTGCGACGTGGACGGCGTTCGTCGCCCCGATGTGCGTCATCGGTGTCGGCAACGCTTTCCTGTTCACCCCGCTGGCGGTGGTCGCGTTGTCCGACGTCGAACAGCAGCAGGCCGGCGCCGCGTCCGGGGTGCTGATCACCTCGTTGCAGATCGGTTCGATGCTGGGCGCCGCGGCCGTCGGTGCCCTGCTGCACAATCAGATCGGCGAGGTCGTCACCGTCGGGGCGGCCCGCGCGGCGATGCTGCTGCTGGCCGGGGTGGCCGTGCTGGGCAGCATCGCCTGCCTGGTCGCCGGCCCGAACCTGACCAGGACGACATCGCAACCGTGA
- a CDS encoding AMP-binding protein has protein sequence MARRWRRPAASAAGMIGAVPWDALRDQARRNAAAGAPAVPDAAAGLADLPVTGPDEIFAVSHAVTRRTGALLLSSGGTTGQPKLTYVAYHQAIDRLLQQWRPLVGGDLLLNLFTPGRLWASHYYMQELAGRCGADVAPFGPITPEEVDGWLPTLRRLGVNAVAGTPTALADLARGVLDAGAATPIAKIIWMAEPWTEEKATIVRKAFPQVQLWGNYGSVETYVIATNTPACDPSVLHLMPDQVLELDDAGALLSRVGDGWTVPTVRYRLGDRVAAATCVCGRPDALRVRGRADDAIKLHGALVGIGTVLDIVRAAPGVRDAQLLLRRAAGERHSVSAVTVHYTGDADPAAVRTRLLHQFYDLGVVARHHPTAVAVEQVPRLRRVERTNKIPPMIWLEPTG, from the coding sequence GTGGCACGCCGCTGGCGACGACCAGCCGCGTCGGCGGCAGGGATGATCGGCGCGGTGCCCTGGGACGCGCTGCGCGACCAGGCCCGACGTAACGCCGCCGCCGGTGCCCCGGCCGTGCCGGACGCCGCCGCCGGACTCGCCGACCTGCCGGTCACCGGACCGGACGAGATCTTCGCCGTCTCCCACGCGGTGACCCGGCGGACCGGTGCACTGCTGCTGTCCAGCGGCGGCACCACCGGGCAGCCCAAGCTCACCTACGTGGCGTACCACCAGGCCATCGACCGGCTGCTGCAGCAGTGGCGACCGCTGGTCGGCGGTGACCTCCTGCTCAACCTGTTCACCCCCGGAAGGCTGTGGGCGTCGCACTACTACATGCAGGAGCTGGCCGGACGCTGCGGCGCCGACGTGGCACCGTTCGGTCCGATCACCCCCGAGGAGGTCGATGGCTGGCTGCCGACCCTGCGTCGGCTCGGCGTCAACGCGGTCGCCGGCACCCCGACGGCCCTGGCCGACCTGGCCCGGGGCGTACTCGACGCGGGCGCGGCCACCCCGATCGCAAAAATCATCTGGATGGCCGAGCCGTGGACCGAGGAGAAGGCGACCATCGTGCGGAAGGCGTTCCCGCAGGTCCAGCTATGGGGCAACTACGGCTCGGTCGAAACGTACGTCATCGCCACGAACACCCCGGCCTGCGACCCCTCGGTGCTGCACCTGATGCCCGACCAGGTGCTCGAGCTCGACGACGCCGGCGCCCTGCTGTCCAGAGTGGGTGACGGCTGGACGGTGCCGACCGTAAGGTACCGGCTCGGCGACCGGGTCGCGGCGGCGACCTGTGTCTGCGGCCGACCGGACGCGCTGCGGGTGCGGGGCCGCGCCGACGACGCGATCAAGCTGCACGGCGCGCTGGTCGGCATCGGTACGGTGCTGGACATCGTCCGCGCCGCACCAGGGGTACGCGACGCACAGCTGCTGCTGCGGCGGGCCGCCGGTGAACGCCACTCGGTCAGCGCGGTGACCGTGCACTACACCGGGGACGCCGACCCGGCGGCGGTACGCACCCGGCTGCTGCACCAGTTCTACGATCTGGGCGTCGTCGCCCGGCACCACCCGACGGCGGTCGCCGTCGAGCAGGTGCCGCGGCTGCGCCGGGTGGAACGCACCAACAAGATCCCCCCGATGATCTGGCTGGAGCCGACCGGATGA
- a CDS encoding alpha/beta hydrolase, with protein MTRHLDRGHGPALVTGGHGPALVMVPGLAATAEFFSAAVARLATRHRVVVVELPGHGDNATADRPASLTRAAEDLHTTIEELDLAGVTLLGWSLGATVAYGYLERFGAARIRALVSVEQTPRLLCDDDWPYGAFGSLDAAGADAVLASVTDDYPAFAAALVRGSFAAGTDPDPTTLADLIDQTRRCDPDAVRALLAEALTVDWRDRLRRISVPTLLVHGAHSQVYPGEVGGWLRSAIPASRLEVFPGSGHLPFVEEPDRFADLVSAFVDHPVAT; from the coding sequence ATGACCCGGCACCTGGACCGCGGTCACGGACCGGCGCTGGTCACGGGCGGTCACGGACCGGCCCTGGTCATGGTGCCCGGGCTGGCCGCCACCGCCGAGTTCTTCTCCGCCGCGGTGGCCCGGCTCGCCACCCGGCACCGGGTGGTGGTCGTCGAACTACCCGGACACGGCGACAACGCCACAGCCGACCGACCGGCCAGCCTCACCCGCGCCGCCGAGGACCTGCACACCACCATCGAAGAGCTCGACCTGGCCGGCGTCACCCTGCTGGGCTGGTCGCTCGGCGCGACCGTGGCCTACGGCTACCTGGAGCGGTTCGGGGCCGCGCGGATCCGGGCCCTGGTGTCGGTCGAACAGACGCCACGGCTGCTGTGCGACGACGACTGGCCGTACGGGGCCTTCGGCAGCCTCGACGCCGCCGGAGCCGACGCCGTCCTGGCCAGCGTGACCGACGACTACCCCGCCTTCGCCGCCGCACTGGTCCGCGGCTCGTTCGCCGCCGGCACCGACCCCGACCCGACGACGCTGGCCGACCTCATCGACCAGACCCGCCGGTGCGACCCGGACGCCGTACGGGCGCTACTCGCCGAGGCGCTCACCGTGGACTGGCGTGACCGGCTGCGCCGGATCAGCGTACCGACGCTGCTCGTCCACGGAGCGCACAGCCAGGTCTACCCCGGCGAGGTCGGCGGGTGGCTGCGCTCGGCGATACCGGCGTCCCGGCTGGAGGTGTTCCCCGGCAGCGGCCATCTGCCGTTCGTCGAGGAACCTGACCGGTTCGCGGACCTCGTGTCGGCCTTCGTCGACCACCCGGTGGCTACCTGA
- a CDS encoding AMP-binding protein, with the protein MAGAVTAAGLYQAVRDMAGRRPDAVAVCTTDDAAVTYRELVEMTDRVAAGLATRGVAAGDTVAVVLRNGIGYVCLILAVARLGARYVPLMANFDDAGVRTALDRARPALLVTDGHRRIPADGPATVDLDTLTAATPWPEPTAGNTADSTAAAATVFRLLWTSGSTGFPKMMAWRQDRFVTERRRWLADTGIRPDDVFFCRHTLDVAHATDLHVFAALLSGAQLVLADPHAPDGTLLAQLAAHQATVTSALPQHYADLVAAARHQGRFPLSALRRPLCGGAYLSPTIVRDAADVLGIHIRQIYGSTEFGLALGNMDDVPQTDTAMVPVRGVGTRLETFVPGHPDVGELVLYSDCTSEGYVDAPQANARTFRTPEFWTGDVAERTPQGGYRILGRVSETLATRDGPMLAPVLDEQLATAEAVAQAVSLAVHPGDYRDAVAVAVVAADGHSGDEAVKAVEELLSGHGLTGSAHAVAAMPRTPVGKIDKPLLRTRLGLVGGSR; encoded by the coding sequence ATGGCTGGCGCCGTGACCGCTGCCGGGCTCTACCAGGCCGTCCGTGACATGGCCGGCCGTCGACCCGACGCCGTGGCGGTGTGCACCACCGACGACGCGGCCGTGACATACCGCGAGCTCGTCGAGATGACCGACCGGGTCGCCGCCGGACTCGCCACCCGCGGCGTGGCGGCCGGCGACACCGTCGCCGTGGTGCTGCGCAACGGCATCGGCTACGTCTGCCTGATCCTGGCGGTGGCTCGGCTCGGTGCCCGCTACGTACCGCTGATGGCGAACTTCGACGACGCCGGGGTACGGACGGCTCTCGACCGGGCCCGTCCCGCACTGCTGGTCACCGACGGACACCGCCGGATCCCTGCCGACGGACCGGCCACGGTCGACCTCGACACACTGACCGCCGCGACACCCTGGCCGGAGCCCACCGCGGGCAACACCGCAGACTCCACCGCCGCAGCGGCTACCGTCTTCCGACTACTGTGGACCTCTGGCTCGACCGGCTTCCCGAAGATGATGGCCTGGCGGCAGGACCGCTTCGTCACCGAACGACGCCGCTGGCTGGCCGACACCGGGATCCGCCCCGACGACGTCTTCTTCTGCCGCCACACCCTCGACGTGGCACACGCCACCGACCTGCACGTGTTCGCGGCGCTGCTGTCCGGCGCACAACTGGTGCTCGCCGACCCGCACGCACCGGACGGCACGCTGCTGGCCCAACTGGCCGCCCACCAGGCGACCGTGACCAGCGCCCTGCCGCAGCACTACGCCGATCTGGTCGCCGCCGCCCGGCACCAGGGCCGGTTCCCGCTGTCGGCGCTGCGCCGCCCGCTGTGCGGTGGTGCCTATCTCAGCCCGACGATCGTCCGGGACGCCGCCGACGTACTCGGCATACACATCCGGCAAATCTACGGCTCGACCGAGTTCGGCCTGGCGCTGGGCAACATGGACGACGTACCGCAGACCGACACCGCCATGGTCCCGGTCCGTGGCGTCGGCACCCGGCTGGAAACCTTCGTGCCCGGTCACCCCGACGTCGGGGAGCTGGTGCTCTATTCGGACTGCACCAGCGAAGGGTACGTCGACGCGCCACAGGCAAACGCCCGTACCTTCCGCACGCCCGAGTTCTGGACCGGGGACGTGGCCGAACGCACCCCGCAGGGCGGCTACCGAATCCTGGGCCGGGTGTCCGAGACGCTGGCCACCCGGGACGGGCCGATGCTGGCACCGGTGCTCGACGAGCAACTCGCCACGGCCGAGGCGGTGGCGCAGGCCGTCAGTCTGGCCGTGCACCCCGGCGACTACCGCGACGCGGTCGCCGTGGCGGTCGTCGCCGCCGACGGGCACTCCGGCGACGAGGCCGTCAAGGCCGTCGAGGAACTGCTCTCCGGGCACGGGCTGACCGGTTCGGCGCACGCCGTCGCCGCGATGCCCCGTACCCCGGTCGGCAAAATCGACAAACCGTTGCTCCGCACGCGACTCGGACTGGTCGGAGGCAGCCGATGA
- a CDS encoding class I SAM-dependent methyltransferase, with amino-acid sequence MSFELWNPATYDALRRQLIPSFDLLYGSASSAVQMSVPSRPQILDLGAGTGLLSAALLARIPDATITLIDHSERMLAQARQRFDGDGRASFAVQGLMDPLPTGPYDAVVSGLAIHHLEHHDKQALFGRLPAILRSGGIFVNVEQVLAPAPRLEEMYDRQHESHVHAAGTPADEWAAGRERMKHDICIDVETQLGWLRDAGFDTVDCLAKDWRFATYAGWLAP; translated from the coding sequence GTGTCTTTCGAGCTGTGGAATCCAGCCACCTACGATGCGCTGCGGCGCCAACTCATCCCGTCGTTCGACCTGTTGTACGGCAGCGCATCCAGTGCCGTGCAGATGTCGGTGCCGAGCCGGCCACAGATCCTGGACCTGGGCGCGGGAACCGGGCTACTCAGCGCCGCCCTACTCGCCCGCATCCCGGATGCGACCATCACTCTCATCGACCATTCGGAACGGATGCTCGCGCAGGCCAGACAACGGTTTGACGGCGACGGCCGAGCCAGTTTCGCGGTTCAGGGACTGATGGATCCGTTGCCGACAGGACCGTACGACGCAGTCGTTTCCGGCCTGGCGATCCACCACCTCGAGCACCACGATAAACAAGCGCTGTTCGGTCGCCTTCCCGCCATTCTGCGGTCGGGTGGGATCTTCGTCAACGTCGAGCAGGTCCTCGCGCCCGCGCCGCGACTGGAGGAAATGTACGACCGGCAACACGAAAGCCACGTACACGCCGCCGGAACACCCGCCGACGAATGGGCGGCAGGCCGCGAACGGATGAAGCACGACATCTGCATCGATGTCGAAACCCAACTCGGCTGGCTGCGCGACGCCGGCTTCGACACCGTGGACTGCCTGGCCAAGGACTGGCGGTTCGCCACCTACGCCGGATGGCTGGCGCCGTGA